In Pseudomonas oryzicola, one DNA window encodes the following:
- a CDS encoding DUF1127 domain-containing protein, translating into MGGMSDVRLQLLAKELEAGQQAKVFNAPQGLGRWGLMLHRWHTRRALLQLTDNELRDIGLSWEQARTEGRKPFWKD; encoded by the coding sequence ATGGGGGGCATGAGCGATGTGCGCTTGCAACTGTTGGCCAAGGAACTGGAAGCCGGACAGCAGGCCAAGGTGTTCAACGCGCCGCAAGGGTTGGGGCGTTGGGGGCTGATGCTGCATCGCTGGCATACCCGCAGGGCGTTGCTACAGCTGACCGATAACGAGTTGCGCGATATCGGGTTGAGCTGGGAACAGGCGCGTACAGAAGGGCGCAAACCCTTCTGGAAAGACTGA
- a CDS encoding NAD(P)/FAD-dependent oxidoreductase, protein MIHSAQHAASYYAASSAPHPDHSFLQGEHSADVCIVGGGYSGLNTAIELAERGFSVILLEARKLGWGASGRNGGQLIRGVGHGLEQFVPVIGEEGVRSMKLMGLEAVQIVRERVEKHAIACDLTWGYCDLANKPAELLGFAEDAEELRSLGYGPELRLVGKDDIHSVVGADCYVGGLVDMGSGHLHPLNLALGEAAVASRLGVKLFEQSEVTRIDYGSEVQVHTAQGRVRAKTLVLCCNAYHNNLNRELGGKVLPAGSYIIATEPLGEERARMLLPQNMAVCDQRVALDYYRLSADRRLLFGGACHYSGRDPKDIAAYMRPKMLKVFPQLTDVRIDYQWGGMIGIGANRLPQVGRLANQPNVYYAQAYSGHGLNATHLAARLLGEAISGQESGRFDLFAKVPHITFPGGQHLRSPLLALGMLWHRLKELV, encoded by the coding sequence ATGATCCACAGCGCGCAGCATGCCGCCTCCTACTACGCCGCCAGCAGCGCGCCACACCCCGACCATTCCTTTCTGCAAGGCGAACACAGCGCCGATGTGTGCATCGTCGGTGGGGGTTATTCGGGCCTGAACACCGCCATCGAGCTGGCCGAGCGCGGCTTCTCGGTCATTCTGCTGGAAGCCCGCAAGCTCGGCTGGGGCGCCAGTGGGCGCAATGGCGGGCAGTTGATCCGTGGTGTCGGTCATGGCCTGGAGCAGTTCGTCCCGGTGATCGGCGAGGAAGGCGTACGCAGCATGAAGCTGATGGGCCTGGAGGCCGTGCAAATCGTCCGTGAACGAGTCGAAAAGCATGCCATCGCCTGCGACCTGACCTGGGGCTACTGCGATCTGGCCAACAAACCTGCCGAGCTGCTGGGCTTCGCCGAAGACGCCGAAGAACTGCGCAGCCTGGGCTACGGCCCTGAACTGCGCCTGGTCGGCAAGGACGATATCCACAGCGTGGTCGGCGCCGACTGCTATGTGGGCGGGCTGGTCGACATGGGCTCGGGGCACCTGCACCCGCTCAACCTGGCCCTGGGGGAAGCGGCCGTGGCCAGCCGCCTGGGCGTGAAGCTGTTCGAGCAGTCCGAGGTCACCCGCATCGACTATGGCTCTGAAGTGCAGGTACACACCGCGCAGGGCCGGGTGCGGGCCAAGACCTTGGTCCTGTGCTGCAATGCCTACCACAACAACCTCAACCGCGAACTGGGCGGCAAGGTGCTGCCGGCTGGCAGCTACATCATCGCCACCGAACCGCTGGGCGAAGAGCGTGCCCGGATGCTGCTGCCGCAGAACATGGCCGTGTGCGACCAGCGTGTAGCACTGGACTACTATCGCCTGTCTGCAGACCGACGCCTGCTGTTCGGTGGCGCCTGCCATTATTCAGGTCGTGATCCGAAGGACATCGCCGCCTATATGCGGCCGAAGATGCTAAAAGTATTCCCGCAACTGACCGATGTCCGCATCGACTATCAGTGGGGTGGCATGATCGGCATCGGCGCCAACCGCCTGCCACAGGTCGGCCGCCTGGCCAACCAGCCGAATGTGTATTACGCCCAGGCCTATTCCGGCCATGGGCTTAACGCCACCCACCTGGCCGCACGCCTGCTGGGCGAGGCGATCAGCGGCCAGGAGAGCGGGCGTTTCGACCTGTTCGCCAAGGTGCCGCACATCACCTTCCCTGGCGGCCAGCACCTGCGCTCGCCGCTGCTGGCGTTGGGGATGCTGTGGCATCGCCTCAAAGAGCTGGTCTGA
- a CDS encoding YkgJ family cysteine cluster protein, which produces MSCNRHKIHFLRELIPSFECEPGCHDCCGPVTTSAEEMARLPRKSQAEQVAALERLDCVHLGPNGCTVYEERPMICRLFGTTPRLACPRGRGPEQMIDPAAEQLVHQFIATTRQVLV; this is translated from the coding sequence ATGTCCTGCAACCGCCACAAGATCCACTTTCTACGCGAACTCATCCCCTCATTCGAGTGCGAACCCGGCTGCCACGACTGCTGCGGCCCGGTCACGACGTCGGCAGAAGAAATGGCCCGGCTGCCGCGCAAGTCGCAGGCCGAGCAGGTCGCTGCCCTGGAGCGCCTGGACTGTGTACACCTGGGCCCCAACGGTTGCACCGTGTATGAAGAGCGGCCGATGATCTGCCGGCTGTTCGGCACCACCCCGCGCCTGGCCTGCCCGCGTGGCCGTGGCCCGGAGCAGATGATCGACCCAGCCGCCGAGCAACTGGTCCACCAGTTCATCGCCACCACCCGCCAGGTGCTGGTCTAG
- the dadR gene encoding transcriptional regulator DadR, whose translation MRTQHQSKRELDKIDRNILRILQNDGRISFTELGEKVGLSTTPCTERVRRLEREGIIMGYNARLNPQHLKGSLLVFVEISLDYKSGDTFEEFRRAVLKLPHVLECHLVSGDFDYLVKARISEMASYRKLLGDILLKLPHVRESKSYIVMEEVKESLCLPIPD comes from the coding sequence ATGCGAACCCAGCACCAAAGCAAGCGTGAGCTGGACAAGATCGACCGCAACATCCTGCGTATCCTGCAGAACGACGGGCGTATTTCCTTCACCGAACTGGGCGAGAAAGTCGGGTTGTCCACCACCCCTTGCACCGAGCGGGTTCGCCGCCTTGAGCGCGAGGGCATCATCATGGGCTACAACGCCCGCCTGAACCCGCAGCACCTCAAGGGCAGCCTGCTGGTGTTCGTGGAAATCAGCCTGGACTACAAATCGGGGGATACCTTCGAGGAGTTCCGCCGTGCGGTGTTGAAACTGCCACACGTGCTGGAGTGCCACTTGGTGTCCGGCGACTTCGACTACCTGGTGAAGGCGCGCATTTCGGAAATGGCCTCGTACCGCAAGCTGCTTGGCGACATCCTGCTGAAGCTGCCGCACGTGCGCGAATCGAAGAGCTATATCGTGATGGAAGAGGTAAAAGAGAGCCTCTGCCTGCCGATTCCGGACTGA
- the dadA gene encoding D-amino acid dehydrogenase has protein sequence MRVLVLGSGVIGTASAYYLARQGFEVTVVDRQPAVAMETSFANAGQISPGYASPWAAPGVPLKAIKWLLERHAPLAIKLTGDVDQYLWMAQMLRNCTASRYAVNKERMVRLSEYSRDCLDELRAETGIAYENRSLGTTQLFRTQAQVDAAAKDIAVLEQSGVPYELLDRDGIARVEPALAGVKDILAGALRLPNDQTGDCQLFTTRLAEMAIKLGVEFRFGQDIQRLDFAGDRINGVWIDGKLETADRYVLALGSYSPQMLKPLGIKAPVYPLKGYSLTVPITNADMAPTSTILDETYKVAITRFDNRIRVGGMAEIAGFDLSLNPRRRETLEMIVNDLYPRGGDLSQASFWTGLRPATPDGTPIVGATAFRNLFLNTGHGTLGWTMACGSGRLLADLIARKKPQISAEGLDISRYGNNREVAKHGHTAPAHQQ, from the coding sequence ATGCGAGTTCTGGTACTTGGTAGCGGTGTAATCGGAACCGCCAGTGCCTACTACCTGGCCCGGCAAGGTTTCGAAGTGACAGTGGTCGATCGCCAACCGGCGGTGGCCATGGAAACCAGTTTTGCCAACGCTGGCCAGATCTCGCCCGGCTATGCCTCGCCCTGGGCTGCGCCTGGTGTGCCGCTGAAAGCCATCAAATGGCTGTTGGAGCGTCATGCCCCATTGGCCATCAAGCTCACCGGTGACGTCGACCAGTACCTGTGGATGGCGCAAATGTTGCGCAACTGCACCGCCAGCCGTTACGCGGTGAACAAGGAGCGCATGGTGCGCCTGTCCGAGTACAGCCGTGACTGCCTCGACGAGCTGCGTGCCGAAACCGGCATCGCCTACGAAAACCGTAGCTTGGGCACTACCCAGCTGTTCCGGACCCAGGCCCAGGTAGACGCCGCAGCCAAGGACATTGCCGTGCTCGAACAGTCCGGCGTGCCTTACGAATTGCTCGACCGTGATGGTATTGCCCGTGTCGAGCCGGCCCTGGCTGGCGTGAAAGACATCCTGGCCGGCGCCCTGCGCCTGCCCAACGACCAGACCGGTGATTGCCAGCTGTTCACTACCAGGCTGGCAGAAATGGCGATCAAGCTCGGCGTGGAGTTCCGCTTCGGCCAGGATATCCAGCGCCTGGACTTCGCTGGCGACCGCATCAATGGCGTGTGGATCGACGGCAAGCTGGAAACCGCCGACCGCTACGTGCTGGCGCTGGGCAGCTACTCGCCGCAGATGCTCAAGCCGCTAGGCATCAAGGCCCCGGTTTACCCGCTGAAGGGCTATTCGCTGACCGTGCCGATCACCAACGCCGATATGGCCCCGACGTCGACCATCCTCGACGAGACCTACAAAGTCGCGATTACCCGTTTCGACAACCGCATCCGGGTGGGCGGCATGGCTGAAATCGCCGGCTTTGACCTGTCGCTGAACCCGCGTCGACGCGAAACGCTGGAGATGATCGTCAACGACCTTTATCCTCGCGGCGGTGACCTGAGCCAGGCCAGCTTCTGGACCGGCTTGCGCCCGGCGACTCCGGACGGTACGCCGATCGTTGGTGCCACGGCGTTCCGCAACCTGTTCCTGAATACTGGCCATGGTACTTTGGGCTGGACCATGGCGTGCGGCTCTGGTCGCCTGCTGGCCGACCTGATTGCGCGCAAGAAGCCACAGATCAGTGCCGAAGGCCTGGACATCTCCCGCTATGGCAACAACCGGGAAGTGGCCAAGCATGGGCACACTGCGCCAGCTCACCAGCAGTAA
- the alr gene encoding alanine racemase has translation MRPARALIDLQALRHNYRLARELTGAKALAVIKADAYGHGAVRCALALEAEADGFAVACIEEALELRAAGIKAPLLLLEGFFEASELALIAEHNLWCVVHSLWQLEAIEQTQLHKPLTVWLKLDSGMHRVGLHPKDYHEAYQRLLASGKVARIVLMSHFARADELDADTTAQQIAVFEAARQGLAAECSLRNSPGVLGWPQAPSDWVRPGLMLYGATPFEVAQAEAERLQPVMTLQSRVISVRELPAGEPVGYGAKFISPRPTRVGIVAMGYADGYPRQAPNGTPVLVAGKRTQLIGRVSMDMLNIDLTDIPEATVGSPVELWGKHVLASEVAAQAGTIPYQIFCNLKRVPRDYCGE, from the coding sequence ATGCGTCCCGCCCGCGCCCTGATCGACCTCCAGGCCCTGCGCCATAACTACCGTCTGGCCCGTGAACTGACCGGTGCCAAAGCCCTCGCCGTGATCAAGGCCGATGCCTACGGCCATGGCGCCGTGCGCTGTGCCCTCGCCCTGGAGGCCGAAGCCGATGGCTTTGCCGTGGCTTGCATCGAAGAGGCGCTGGAGCTGCGCGCCGCCGGTATCAAGGCGCCGCTGCTGCTGCTCGAGGGCTTTTTCGAGGCCAGCGAACTGGCGCTGATCGCCGAGCACAATCTGTGGTGCGTGGTGCATTCGCTGTGGCAGCTGGAGGCGATTGAGCAGACCCAGTTGCACAAGCCGCTCACCGTCTGGCTCAAGCTCGACAGCGGCATGCACCGTGTCGGCCTGCACCCCAAGGATTACCACGAGGCATACCAGCGCCTGCTGGCCAGTGGCAAGGTCGCGCGCATTGTGCTGATGAGCCACTTCGCTCGCGCCGACGAGCTGGATGCCGACACCACCGCCCAACAGATCGCCGTATTCGAGGCCGCTCGCCAAGGCCTGGCCGCCGAATGCAGCCTGCGCAATTCGCCCGGTGTGCTGGGTTGGCCGCAGGCCCCCAGTGACTGGGTACGCCCGGGCCTGATGCTGTACGGTGCCACGCCGTTCGAGGTGGCCCAGGCCGAGGCCGAGCGCCTGCAGCCAGTGATGACCCTGCAATCGCGGGTGATCAGCGTGCGCGAGCTGCCTGCCGGCGAACCAGTGGGCTATGGTGCCAAGTTCATCAGCCCGCGGCCAACCCGTGTGGGCATAGTCGCCATGGGCTATGCCGATGGCTACCCTCGCCAGGCACCGAATGGCACCCCGGTGCTGGTCGCCGGCAAGCGCACACAGCTGATCGGCCGTGTATCGATGGACATGCTCAACATCGACCTGACCGACATACCGGAAGCTACCGTCGGCAGCCCGGTCGAACTGTGGGGCAAACATGTGCTGGCCAGCGAGGTGGCTGCCCAGGCTGGCACCATTCCCTACCAGATCTTCTGCAATCTGAAGCGGGTACCGCGGGACTACTGCGGCGAATGA
- a CDS encoding cupin domain-containing protein, whose amino-acid sequence MDVGERLQAIRKLKGLSQRELAKRAGVTNSTISMIEKNSVSPSISSLRKVLSGIPMSMVEFFSVELEPESPTQIVYKAHELIDISDGAVTMKLVGKSHPNRAIAFLTEVYPPGADTGAEMLTHDGEETGILLEGRLELVVGNEIFILEEGDSYYFESTRPHRFRNPFDRPARLISAATPSNF is encoded by the coding sequence TTGGACGTCGGCGAACGACTGCAAGCCATCCGCAAGCTCAAGGGCCTGTCCCAGCGTGAACTCGCCAAGCGTGCCGGGGTGACCAACAGCACCATCTCGATGATCGAGAAGAACAGCGTGAGCCCGTCGATCAGCTCGCTGCGCAAGGTGCTGAGCGGCATTCCCATGTCCATGGTCGAGTTCTTCTCGGTCGAGCTGGAACCTGAAAGCCCCACGCAGATCGTCTACAAGGCCCATGAGCTGATCGATATCTCGGATGGTGCGGTGACCATGAAGCTGGTTGGCAAGTCGCACCCCAACCGCGCCATTGCGTTTCTCACCGAGGTGTACCCACCGGGCGCCGACACCGGTGCCGAAATGCTGACCCACGATGGCGAAGAAACCGGCATCCTGCTGGAGGGCCGCCTGGAGCTGGTGGTCGGCAACGAGATCTTCATTCTCGAGGAAGGCGACAGCTACTACTTCGAAAGCACCCGCCCGCACCGCTTTCGCAACCCGTTCGACCGGCCGGCGCGGTTGATCAGTGCGGCGACACCTTCGAACTTTTGA
- a CDS encoding c-type cytochrome, whose translation MLAVPAAVFALWAMSATAATKDDIAKRLEPVGQVCVQGQECKGMEVAAAAGGGGAKTPDQIIAKHCNACHGSGLLGAPKIGDTAAWKERADHQGGLDGILAKAITGINAMPPKGTCADCSDDELKGAIKKMSGL comes from the coding sequence ATGCTGGCCGTACCAGCAGCCGTATTCGCCCTCTGGGCAATGAGCGCAACCGCTGCGACCAAGGATGACATCGCCAAGCGCCTGGAGCCGGTCGGCCAGGTGTGTGTGCAGGGCCAGGAATGCAAGGGCATGGAAGTGGCCGCTGCCGCTGGTGGCGGTGGTGCCAAGACGCCGGACCAGATCATCGCCAAGCACTGCAACGCCTGCCATGGCTCCGGGCTGCTCGGCGCGCCGAAGATTGGCGACACCGCAGCCTGGAAAGAGCGTGCCGACCATCAGGGCGGCCTGGATGGCATCCTGGCCAAGGCCATCACCGGTATCAACGCCATGCCACCGAAAGGCACCTGCGCGGATTGCTCGGATGATGAGCTGAAAGGGGCGATCAAGAAGATGTCCGGGCTGTGA
- a CDS encoding acetyl-CoA hydrolase/transferase family protein: MHLCSIDQAVEQVLARLPAHIHMGLPLGLGKPVAFVNALYARIREQPERRLTIYTALSLGRPALGDGLQRRFLEPFVERVFADYEELDYLADLRNDNLPPNIRVEQFFMQPGSLLHSESAQQDYVSSNYSHAARDINAKGLNLIAQLLAATPEKPVHLSLACNPDITLDLLPMIARRRAAGETILMLGQVHAELPYMPGDAELPMDAFDLLLDEAERHRLFSTPNMPVSTQDHCIGLHASSLVRDGGTLQIGIGAMGDAVTAALLARQGDNAGYRAVLDDLDTGPWQALIEREGGFGAFAKGLYGCSEMFVNGLLVLAEAGLLRRSVDAQGTVLHGGFFLGPQAFYQRLRDMTLEQRARFAMTRISFINELYGQEQLKRRQRRDARFINTVFGMTLLGAGVADQLEDGRVLSGVGGQYNFVAQGHALEGGRSILLLRSWREAGGAVTSNLFWTYGHCTIPRHLRDIVVTEYGIADLRGQTDSEVIARLLAVCDSRFQQGLIEQAKDAGKLARDFQLDSRFTDNTPQRLEAIRTKHARLFPEYPLGTDFTAEERDLLRALNWLKSRFKLSEVLELGKAALDAPGPEGYERQLARMGLDQPQGLKEELYQRLLLAGLAAAR, encoded by the coding sequence ATGCACCTCTGCTCCATCGATCAGGCTGTCGAGCAGGTCCTGGCGCGCTTGCCAGCCCACATCCACATGGGACTGCCGCTGGGTCTGGGTAAGCCGGTCGCTTTCGTCAATGCCCTGTATGCCCGTATACGCGAGCAGCCCGAGCGCCGCCTGACCATCTACACCGCACTCTCGCTCGGCCGTCCAGCACTGGGCGATGGCCTGCAGCGGCGCTTTCTCGAACCCTTCGTCGAGCGTGTCTTCGCCGACTACGAAGAACTCGACTACCTCGCCGACCTGCGCAACGACAACCTGCCGCCGAACATTCGTGTCGAGCAGTTCTTCATGCAGCCCGGTAGCCTGCTGCACAGCGAATCCGCCCAGCAGGACTACGTCAGCAGCAACTACAGCCACGCCGCGCGCGATATCAACGCCAAAGGCCTGAACCTGATTGCGCAACTGCTGGCTGCCACCCCCGAGAAGCCGGTGCATCTGAGCCTGGCATGCAACCCCGACATCACCCTCGACCTGCTGCCGATGATTGCCAGGCGCCGCGCCGCTGGCGAAACCATCCTCATGCTTGGCCAGGTGCATGCCGAACTGCCGTACATGCCAGGCGACGCCGAGTTGCCGATGGATGCCTTCGACCTGCTGCTCGATGAAGCTGAGCGACATCGCCTGTTTTCCACGCCGAACATGCCGGTCAGCACCCAGGATCATTGCATCGGCCTGCACGCCAGCAGCCTGGTCAGGGACGGCGGCACCTTGCAGATCGGCATCGGGGCCATGGGCGACGCGGTAACCGCCGCCCTGCTGGCGCGCCAGGGCGACAATGCCGGCTACCGTGCCGTACTCGATGATCTGGATACTGGCCCATGGCAAGCGCTGATTGAACGGGAAGGAGGATTTGGTGCTTTCGCCAAGGGGTTGTATGGCTGCAGCGAAATGTTCGTCAACGGCCTGCTGGTGCTGGCTGAAGCGGGCCTGCTGCGGCGCTCGGTGGATGCGCAGGGTACCGTGCTGCATGGTGGCTTTTTCCTGGGCCCTCAGGCCTTCTACCAGCGCCTGCGCGACATGACGCTGGAGCAGCGTGCACGGTTTGCCATGACCCGCATCAGCTTCATCAACGAACTGTATGGGCAGGAGCAACTCAAGCGCCGCCAGCGTCGCGATGCGCGCTTCATCAATACCGTGTTCGGCATGACCCTGCTCGGTGCCGGGGTGGCCGACCAGCTGGAAGATGGTCGAGTGCTCAGCGGCGTAGGTGGCCAGTACAACTTCGTCGCCCAAGGGCATGCGCTGGAGGGTGGGCGCTCGATCCTGCTGCTGCGCAGTTGGCGCGAGGCGGGCGGGGCGGTGACTTCGAACCTGTTCTGGACCTATGGCCACTGCACCATTCCCCGGCATCTGCGCGATATCGTGGTGACTGAGTATGGCATTGCCGACTTGCGCGGGCAGACCGACAGCGAGGTGATTGCACGTTTGCTGGCGGTGTGTGATTCACGGTTCCAGCAGGGGCTGATCGAACAGGCAAAAGACGCTGGCAAGCTCGCCCGGGATTTCCAGCTGGATTCGCGGTTCACCGACAACACGCCGCAGCGGTTGGAAGCGATCCGGACGAAACATGCGCGGCTGTTCCCGGAATACCCGCTGGGCACGGACTTTACGGCTGAAGAGCGGGATTTGCTGCGGGCGCTGAACTGGTTGAAGAGCAGGTTCAAGCTGAGCGAAGTGCTGGAACTGGGCAAGGCAGCACTGGATGCACCGGGGCCCGAGGGGTATGAGCGACAGCTGGCGCGTATGGGGCTGGATCAGCCGCAGGGGCTGAAGGAAGAGCTTTACCAGCGGTTGCTGCTGGCGGGGTTGGCGGCTGCCAGATAG
- a CDS encoding xanthine phosphoribosyltransferase, giving the protein MEALHQKIREEGIVLSDQVLKVDAFLNHQIDPALMQLIGDEFARLFADAGVTKIVTIEASGIAPAVMTGLKLGVPVIFARKHQSLTLTENLLTASVYSFTKQTENTVAISPRHLNSSDRVLVIDDFLANGKASQALISIIKQAGATVAGLGIVIEKSFQGGRAELDSQGYRVESLARVKSLEGGVVTFIE; this is encoded by the coding sequence GTGGAAGCACTGCACCAGAAGATTCGCGAAGAAGGCATCGTGCTTTCCGATCAGGTTCTCAAAGTCGATGCGTTTCTCAACCACCAGATCGACCCTGCGCTGATGCAGTTGATCGGTGACGAGTTCGCCCGCCTGTTCGCCGACGCTGGCGTGACCAAGATCGTCACCATCGAGGCCTCGGGCATCGCCCCGGCGGTGATGACCGGCCTGAAGCTGGGCGTGCCGGTGATTTTCGCCCGCAAGCACCAGTCGCTGACCCTGACCGAAAACCTGCTGACTGCCTCGGTGTATTCCTTCACCAAGCAGACCGAGAACACCGTGGCCATTTCGCCGCGCCACCTCAACAGCAGCGATCGCGTGCTGGTGATCGACGACTTCCTGGCCAACGGCAAGGCGTCGCAGGCACTGATCTCGATCATCAAGCAGGCCGGCGCTACCGTGGCCGGGCTGGGCATCGTCATCGAGAAGTCGTTCCAGGGCGGCCGCGCCGAGCTGGACAGCCAGGGCTACCGCGTTGAATCGCTGGCCCGGGTGAAGTCGCTGGAAGGTGGCGTGGTGACCTTCATCGAGTAA
- the rep gene encoding DNA helicase Rep — protein MSRLNPRQQEARDYVGGPLLVLAGAGSGKTSVITRKIAHLIQNCGIRAQYIVAMTFTNKAAREMKERVATLLRPGEGRGLTVCTFHNLGLNIIRKEHERLGYKPGFSIFDESDIKALLSDIMQKEYSGDDGIDEIKNMIGAWKNDLILPPEALEKARNPREQTAAIVYTHYQRTLKAFNAVDFDDLILLPVKLFQEHPDVLERWQNRVRYLLVDEYQDTNASQYLLVKMLIGMRNQFTVVGDDDQSIYAWRGARPENLMLLKEDYPSLKVVMLEQNYRSTSRILRCANVLIANNPHAFEKQLWSEMGVGDEIRVIRCKNEEAEAERVAMEILTLHLRTNRPYSDFAILYRGNYQAKLIELKLQHHQVPYRLSGGNSFFGRQEVKDLMAYLRLLVNPDDDNAYLRVINVPRREIGSTTLEKLGNYATERGISMYAASEELGLGEHLDARYTERLQRFKHWLDGVRHKVALEDPIAALHEMIRDIDYENWIRQQTASDKAAEFRISNVWFLVEALKNTLEKDEEGDMTIEDAIGKLVLRDMLERQQEEEENAEGVQMMTLHASKGLEFPYVFIMGMEEEILPHRSSIEADTIEEERRLAYVGITRARQTLAFTFAAKRKQYGEIIDCTPSRFLDELPPEDLAWEGLDDAPVEVKAARGNNALADIRAMLKR, from the coding sequence ATGTCCCGACTCAATCCCCGGCAGCAGGAAGCCCGTGACTACGTCGGCGGCCCTCTTTTGGTGCTCGCCGGTGCAGGTTCGGGCAAGACCAGCGTGATCACACGCAAGATTGCCCACCTCATCCAGAACTGCGGCATCCGTGCCCAGTACATCGTGGCGATGACCTTCACCAACAAGGCCGCCCGCGAGATGAAGGAACGGGTCGCCACCCTGCTGCGTCCGGGCGAAGGCCGTGGCCTGACGGTGTGCACCTTCCACAACCTTGGCCTGAACATCATCCGCAAGGAACACGAGCGCCTGGGTTACAAGCCGGGCTTCTCGATCTTCGACGAGTCCGACATCAAGGCGCTACTGTCGGACATCATGCAGAAGGAATACTCCGGCGACGACGGCATCGACGAGATCAAGAACATGATCGGTGCCTGGAAAAACGACCTGATCCTGCCGCCCGAGGCCCTGGAAAAGGCCCGCAACCCGCGCGAGCAGACCGCCGCCATCGTCTACACGCATTACCAGCGTACGCTCAAGGCGTTCAACGCGGTGGACTTCGACGACCTGATCCTGCTGCCGGTCAAGCTGTTCCAGGAGCACCCCGATGTGCTGGAGCGCTGGCAGAACCGCGTGCGCTACCTGCTGGTGGATGAATACCAGGACACCAACGCCAGCCAGTACCTGCTGGTGAAAATGCTGATCGGCATGCGCAATCAGTTCACCGTGGTCGGCGACGACGACCAGTCGATCTATGCCTGGCGTGGCGCACGGCCGGAAAACCTCATGTTGCTCAAGGAAGACTACCCCTCCCTGAAGGTGGTGATGCTGGAGCAGAACTATCGCTCCACCAGCCGCATCCTGCGCTGCGCCAACGTGCTGATCGCCAACAACCCGCACGCGTTCGAGAAGCAGCTGTGGAGCGAGATGGGCGTGGGCGACGAGATCCGCGTTATCCGCTGCAAGAACGAGGAAGCCGAGGCCGAACGCGTGGCCATGGAAATCCTCACCCTGCACCTGCGCACCAACCGCCCCTACAGCGACTTTGCCATCCTTTACCGGGGCAACTACCAGGCCAAGCTGATCGAGCTGAAGCTGCAGCATCATCAGGTGCCGTATCGCCTGTCGGGCGGCAACAGCTTCTTCGGCCGCCAGGAAGTCAAGGACCTGATGGCCTACCTGCGCTTGCTGGTGAACCCGGACGATGACAACGCCTACCTGCGAGTCATCAACGTACCGCGCCGGGAAATCGGCTCCACCACCCTCGAAAAGCTTGGCAACTACGCCACCGAGCGCGGCATCTCGATGTATGCCGCCAGCGAGGAGCTGGGCCTGGGCGAGCACCTGGATGCCCGCTATACCGAGCGCTTGCAGCGCTTCAAGCACTGGCTGGACGGGGTGCGCCACAAGGTTGCCCTGGAAGACCCGATTGCCGCACTGCACGAGATGATCCGCGACATCGACTACGAGAACTGGATCCGCCAGCAGACCGCCAGCGACAAGGCTGCCGAGTTCCGCATCAGCAACGTCTGGTTCCTGGTCGAAGCGCTGAAGAACACCCTCGAAAAGGACGAAGAGGGTGACATGACCATCGAGGACGCCATCGGCAAGCTGGTGCTGCGCGACATGCTCGAGCGTCAGCAGGAAGAGGAAGAGAACGCCGAAGGCGTGCAGATGATGACCCTGCATGCTTCCAAGGGCCTGGAGTTCCCCTACGTGTTCATCATGGGCATGGAAGAAGAGATCCTCCCGCACCGTTCCAGCATCGAGGCCGACACCATCGAAGAGGAACGCCGCCTGGCCTACGTGGGCATCACCCGCGCGCGCCAGACACTGGCTTTCACCTTCGCCGCCAAGCGCAAGCAGTACGGCGAAATCATCGACTGCACGCCCAGCCGGTTCCTCGATGAACTGCCGCCGGAAGACCTGGCCTGGGAAGGCCTGGACGATGCGCCGGTCGAGGTCAAGGCTGCACGCGGCAACAACGCCCTGGCCGATATCCGGGCAATGCTCAAACGCTGA